The region CGACAATTGAGCCACTATTTGGCTCTGTGCCATGGCATTGAGATTAAACTGCAAACAGCGCGATAAAATCGTGATCGGTAATTTTTGTGGATCTGTCGTCGCCAGCAGAAACTTAACATGCTCAGGCGGCTCTTCCAGAGTTTTTAACAATGCATTGAAGCTGTGCTTGGACAGCATATGCACTTCGTCTATCAGGTAGACCTTGTAGCGACCGCGCGTTGGGGCATATTGCACATTGTCCAGAATTTCTCTGGTATCTTCAACCTTAGTACGAGATGCAGCATCAATCTCAATCAGATCAATGAATTTGCCAGCTTCGATCTCTTCACACGCACTACATTGACCGCACGGGGTGGAGGTGATCCCCACCTCACAGTTCAGGCTCTTGGCGAAGATCCTGGCAATAGTAGTTTTGCCCACTCCCCGAGTACCAGTGAACAGATAGGCATGATGCAGACGTTGCTCATTCAGAGCATTGATGAGTGCCTGCTTGACATGCTCCTGTCCCATCATCTCGTGGAACGACTGTGGACGCCATTTACGCGCCAGAACCTGATAACTCATAGTCGGTTACTCGCCGTCGAATTCGACCAGTTTTAATACTTTGATACCCATGTCTGCGACACGCTTTTCACCGCCTAACTCAGGCAGTGAAATCACGAAAGCAGCATCGGTAGCTTTGCCGCCGAGGCGCTCTACCAGCTTTGCGGTTGCTTCAATAGTGCCGCCGGTTGCCAATAAGTCGTCAACCAATAAGACTTTATCACCCTCTTCGATGGCATCAACATGCAGCTCCAGCACATCTTCTCCATACTCAAGTTGATAAGACTGGCTAATCACTTCACGTGGTAATTTACCTGGCTTACGAACTGGAATAAATGGTAAGCCCAGCTCATAGGCAAGTGGTGCACCAAAGATAAAACCACGTGACTCTGTACCAATAATTTTTGTGAAGCCCTGCTCTTTATAGGCTTCAACCAGACAATCCATAGTTGCTTTAAAGGCTGCAGGGTTAGCTAGCAAGGTAGTCACATCGCGAAACATGATCCCTTCTTTAGGATAGTTAGGAACCGTGGCGATGCTGTCTTTAATCAGTGACAAATTTGCTTGTGTCATAATCGATTGCTTAATAAGTTTAAATATCAAAGAGCTCGATTATAACAAGAAAGCAACCACATGAAATGCTAGCGAGGCAGATTTCACAATAAATTAGTGATGTTCGGATAGAAAAAAACCACCCTGGGTGTGGGTGGCTTTTTAACTCTGTATGACCAGAAGGTTATTACCGGCGATTAAGCGCTAAGTGCCGTCGCCCAGCCCAGAATTGCATTCAGGCAACCGATGCCAGCAAATACAGCAACAAAAGCCAGGAAATACTTAGCGTTAAACGGATCTTTGAAATCACCTTTAGACATATTAATACCTTTATTTTTAAGCGCTGGGTGCGCAAGCAGCTTAGTCTGAGGTTTGGCTCATCAGTATCCGCCGCTTGTCTGCCACTCAGCATAAGCACGACAAAACGGCGCTCATAATAATCGAACTTAGATGCCTGATAAAGGGGTATTATGCTTTTTTATCGACCAATATGCCGAGGCGAACAAACTGGCTCAGGGTTTGGACTGCCCCATTAATCAGGGTTTGCTCGTCAAACTGGCTAAACTGTTCGGCCAGTTGCTTAGCCAGCGCCCCTATGGTTATTCCAGGATTAACAACAATATTTTGAATCAAAAGCGCGGTCATTGGATTTGTTTCGATGAATTGTACTTCAAATGTCCGGTCCCGATAAACAATAAAGCAATGGGGTCCTGACGGTTCATTGGGTTGATGGTCAAT is a window of Pseudoalteromonas sp. R3 DNA encoding:
- the apt gene encoding adenine phosphoribosyltransferase — encoded protein: MTQANLSLIKDSIATVPNYPKEGIMFRDVTTLLANPAAFKATMDCLVEAYKEQGFTKIIGTESRGFIFGAPLAYELGLPFIPVRKPGKLPREVISQSYQLEYGEDVLELHVDAIEEGDKVLLVDDLLATGGTIEATAKLVERLGGKATDAAFVISLPELGGEKRVADMGIKVLKLVEFDGE